Below is a window of Bacillota bacterium DNA.
ACGGATAGCTCGCCACCTCTGCCGTGCCCCGAGTCAGGGCGTTGAAGAGCGTCGTCTTGCCCGCGTTGGGCAGCCCCACAATGCCTATGCGGACCATCACGCCTCGGCCTCCTCGCCACCAGGGCGGGACACGATCTGCTTGACGCTCTTCTCGAACCTCGGCCGACTGAGCATGACGACGCGGCCACACCCGCAGCACTTGATGCGGAAGTCAGCGCCCACTCTCATGACTTCCCATTCATAGGAGCCGCAGGGGTGCCCCTTCTTCAGCCGGACCACGTCCCCTATGTAGAACTTCAAATGCTCCCTCTCCCTCCGCCCAACGCGTCCCCTCTCCCATGAACCCGACGCACAGCCTCACGTGTCCGCGGCTCCCCCAGCAAGCGGCGGGCTGGGGACGGCGCCGGATGGTTCCAAATACACTCGCATGCTGGGAGAATAGAAGGCGATGCCTTCGCGATCAAAGGTCTCCTTGACGCGCTTCCTTAGATCTCGCTCGGCTTGCCACTGCTCCATGGGCTTGGCCTTGGCTATGATGAGCAGCTCGATCCCGCGCTCGCCAATGGCATTCACTCCAAGCACCGTTGGGCCCTCAACGATGTTGGGAATCTCCGTCTTCGCCCTCTCGAAGTCCCGAGCCAACACCTCGATTGCTCGGTCTACGTCGGTGCGGTGATCCACGGTGACGGTGAAGAGCACGCGCATCGCACTGCCCATGTGGTTCACGACCTTGGAGATCTGCCCGTTGGGCACGATTTGAAGCGCCCCGCTGAAAGCACGTATGCTTGTAGTGCGAAGGCCTATGGACTCCACGATCCCCTCCGCGTCAGCGACGGTCACGTAATCGCCGACGGCAAACTGGTCTTCGAAGAGGATGAAGAACCCGTTGATCACGTCGCGGACGAGGTTCTGAGCTCCGAAGCCCAGAGCGAGGCCTGCAAGTCCCGCTCCGGCCAGGAGGCTCGAGGTATCCACGCCGAGCTCGCCCAGAATGGATATGCCCGCGAAGAGGTATATGGCATACCGAAGAAGGCTCTTGAGGAGCGACCGAAGGGTCCTGGCTTTGCGTTCGTCCATGAGCCTGTGGCCCTCGGTTGCACGTTGGGTGATCAGCTTGTCGACCAGTGCGTTCGAGGCCTTCACGAGCAAGAAAGCCACCACCAGCGTGAGCGTGACACGGATGATGGTTCCGCCCGCTCCAAGCCCCAGGTCGATGAGTCGGTCCATTGGCACACCGCCAGAGAGCGCGGGAGCAAAAGTATCGAACAGACTACTCACTTCTTTCCCTCCGTCGTGCCACTTCCCGGGTCACTGAGATGATGTTTCGCCGACGATGCGGAGATATCCTCCCGTCGCACGATAGCCTAACCGCGACCGGGCAGGAACGCGTGCCGGGCGGTTCAAAGGCGAATGCGGGTCCGCGCTTGTCAGAGTCTCGCGTCCTGGCGGCTCGTGCATGGCCGAACTTGCGGACGCAACGGGCTAGCCGTGCGCGCGAGCGGCGGGCGAAGTCCCCCCACACCGAGGAGCCAGGGGTCGCTCTAAGCGAAAATCCCCGTCCAAGACGGGCGGGGAGCTCGCGCCGAGGCTGCTGGCCGCAGGCGTCGCTTTGTGTGCAATCTGTCGGCTCCGAACGAGACTATCTGAGGGTGGTCGGGATGAACGTGTCCACGAGCCCAATGATGAACGCCGATATCAGGGCACCAAGGACGGTCACGCGCATCGCCGGAACAACGAACTGAGAGACATAGATCACCGCGGCCGACACGAGGAACCCGACTACCCCGCGACCGAACGGAGAAACGCTTCTTCCAACGGCAGCCTCGATGATATATCCGAGGCCGGTTATGACCGCCGCCGCGATCAGGGCATTCACGAAGCTCAGGGTGCTGAAGCCCGGCACTATGAGCCCGATGAACATGAGCACCAGAGCCGACACAACGAACCTTACGATGTGGCGCAGCCAGTCGCCCACTTGCTTTCACCCCCTGCGCTGAGATTGGCTTGATGCTAACCATAGAGTAACCATATCCTGCTGCAATATGCGCATTACGGGGAAACGTGGCGCGCCTTAGTCAGTTCTGGCCTATTAGTCTCTCAACGCGATGACGTATCTCGTCGCGCACGCGCCTGAAGACCGCGAGAACCTCATCAGGAGACCCGGTCGCCTTTGCTGGGTCTTCGAGCGGCCAGTGCTCGCGCCTTACATGGGCCGGCAACACCGGACACCTCTCGTCGGCGCTGCCACACAGCGTGACCACGAGATCCACTGCGTCAAGAACGGCGGGGTCTATCGGCTTTGAAGCCTGGCCCGATATGTCGATTCCGGCCTCTGACATGACTCTCACAGCACCGGGGTTCACGCCCTGTGGGTCGAGCCCGGCGCTGTACGCCTCCCAGCCGTCTCCTCCCAGAGCGCGGAGGAACCCCTCTGCCATCTGACTCCGGCACGAGTTGCCTGTGCACAGGAATAGCACTTTCTTTCGCTTCCCATGCTTCGTCATGCGAACCTCTCCTTGAACTCTAGTGGGCTCCCCTTCGCGTCTCTTCCGGCCCGCTCCTTCAGGGGGCGCCGCCACCTAGGCCGCTAACGGTGCGAGCCCGCTTCACCGTTGGTAGCCTTGCCCGGGAGGCTACGCCTGCTACCGATGGAATGAACACGGCAAGTCATCACTCCGGGCGCACTGCGCTCCTGTGTCGCGGCCTTCGAACCCTCAGCAACCCTTGCAGGCGCGGGGCAACCGCTACCGGGCTAGGATGAGCACGATGTCCATGACGTTCGTGCGCGTCGGACCCGTCACGACGAGGTCCCCCAGGGCCTTGAAGAAATGATACGAGTCATTGTTCTCTAGATAGGCACTGGGAGCCATGCCCGCCTCCCGCGCCCTCACCGCAGTGTCGCCGAAAACCATGGCACCCGCCGCGTCTGTTGGCCCGTCTGTGCCATCCGTCCCCACGGCCATGAGGACCACGTCTGTCATGCCCTCGATATCGAGAGCGGCGGATAGGGCAAGCTCTTGGTTTCGGCCGCCGAGCCCTGTCCCCCTTAACGTCACGGTCGTTTCGCCGCCTGCCAGCACGCAGGCAGGCTTGGCCGTTGGCCTGTCATGTCTCGAGAGCTCGCGCGCGATGGCCGCCATCACACGTCCCACCTCTCTGGCTTCCCCCTGGACGCACGATGACAGCACGAGGGAATGATATCCCAGCCTCTCGGCTGCTCGAGCGGCAGCATCCATCGCAATGGCGTTGCTCGCCACGATCACGTTCGCCACGTTTCCAAACAGAGGATCTCCCGGCTTTGGCGTCTCGGGCACCTCGCCCCGTACACCCGCCTCAATCCGGCGCCTCACGGCGTCGGGGATCCGGTCCAGCACCCCGTGGCGCTGCATGACCTCCCACGCCCCCACGAAGGTGCTTGTGTCGGGCACTGTCGGGCCCGACGCGATGACGTCGAGATCGTCCCCGATCACGTCGGAAAGGATGAGGGACACGACCTGAGCGGGTGCGGCGGTCCGAGCAAAGCCGCCCCCCTTCACCAGGGAGATGTGCTTCCTGACCGCATTGATCTCGTGTATCGTGGCACCGCAGCTCAACAGGGCCTGCGTAACACGTTGCTTGTCCAGGAGCTCGATGCCCGGAGCGGGAACTGGCATTAGGCTTGAGCCGCCACCTGAGATGAGGCAGATCACAAGGTCGTCCTCTCCGGCGTCGCGCGCGAGCTCCAGCATTTCTCGGGCGCCCTCGACGCCCGCGGCGTCGGGCACAGGGTGCCCCGCTTCGCGGACCCGGACCTTCGTCAGGGTCTCAGAGTGGCCGTACTTGACGTTGACGAGGCCTGCCGTGATGCGGTCCCCCAGGGTCTCCTCCACGGCGAGGGCCATTCGCGCGCTCGCCTTGCCGGCCCCTATCACTATGACGCGGTCGATCCGCGAGAGGTCGTACGATCTCGCTCCCACCTCCAACACATTGCCCTTCCGGCGAACAATCCTCCTTATCGCCTCGTACGGGTCGACCGCGGCGAGTGCCTCGTTGAGGATCTCAAGGGCGTCACGGCGCAAGCCGTCTGTGACACGTGTTGTCCCGCTCCTGTCCGAGGCCGTTTCCGAAGTCATGTCACACGCCTCCCTTCACGGTTCGCGAACCGGTACCAAGACCCCGCGCCCTACGCCTCCGCCGCCTCCGCCCGACGGTGCAGCGTCCATGACGGCGAATCGTATTTCCGGGAAATAAGGGTGCTTGCCAGGGCAAGCTCCTCTTGCGAGATGTCGTCCTCAACCAGCTCGATAGGGGAGATATGGGATCTCATCCCCTCTATGATCGCGTCTTCGACCTCCCGGAAGCCCACCGGGCGGCTAAGGATCTCAGAAATCGACGTGGCGTGAGAGCGTAGGTGGTCCACCGCCGCGGCCCTTTCCGCTTCAGAGGGGAATCTCAGGAGTCTGCAGAGCTTCTCGGCGTCCAGCTCAATGAGAATGGACCCGTGTTGGAGGAACACGCCCATGAGCCGCGCCTGTGCGCTGCCCACCAGTTTCCGTCCCCCGGCGACCACCTCGTACCAGGACGGTGAGTCGAAGCACGCGCCTGTGCGCACCCCCGCGGCGGAATCTTCGACCGCCCGGGAGGTGGCTCCCCGACCCGACGAGTCGCCGTCGTCGCGCCCGCGGATCTCCGCCTCGACCCCGAGGAGGCGAAGGCCCTTTATGATTCCTTGTGTTGCGAGGCTAAACGATTCCCCCATGCCTCGCGGAAGGGCGGGGTCGTTCTCGCTCATGATGAGACTGTAGGTGACCTCAACGTCGTGCAACACAGCCCTGCCCCCCGTCGGGCGGCGCACGACGTCTACCCCGAGTCTCTCGCACGCGTCTGCGTCTACGTCTCTTTCGAAGGACTGAACCCGGCCGAGGGAGAGGCTCGGAGGCTCCCACTCGAAGAGCCTGAACGTGGGCGGGGAAAGACCCTTGGCTACGTGGGCCATCACCGCCTCGTCCACGGCCATGTTCCATGCTCCGCGCTTGTGTCCCGTACGAAGAAGCCTCCAACGCGTCTGCATTCCGCGCTCCCTCACAAGTCTCCTCGCTCGGACGGCACTCCATGTCAACGGCTGCCCTCGGCTAGACCGACCTCGCACAGCGCCTTCTCTATCTCCGCGCAAGTGAGAGATCTTGGATAGTTGTACATGGTGCCGCCCGGGCATTCGTTGTAGTACGGCCTGTTGCAACCGGGACAGCCCGATGTCTCAAACGGCTTGCCTGTGCGGGCAATCTCCAGTAGCTTCTCTCGCTCCGCACCGAAGCCGGTTATCCGCCCGTCACTGAACCGGAACCCCTCTACGTCCCAAAGTCTGTTTACGATGATGTGCCGGGCGAGCTGCACTCGGCGGTAAGTGCCGATGGGAGGTTGCGGAACGTCCTCCATCGCCGTGCCTCTCACCGGAGTGAACGCGAAGAGACCGATTGTGACGCCGCTGTCAGTGAGACGGCGCATCACCCGTACCAGGTCCTCCTCGGTCTCGCCCAGGCCCACTATGAGATGGGTACTGATCCTTCCAGGGAAGAGGCCTGCAGCTTCCTCGAGAAGGGAGACCGTCCCCTCCCACGACCCAGGTTTGGTCCTCGCGTGAACGTCCGCGCACGCCGCGTCTAGAGCGATCCCGATGGCGTCCGCTCCAAGGGCCAGGATTTCCCTTACCTCTTCCACGCTGGACGCATGGTGAGAGACGGATATCTGAATCCTCCCATCTCCCACACCTGCGCCGCAGTCGCGGCGCACGGCGTCGAGAGCCGGTATGAGCCACCTGAGCATGCTCCGCGCCCTGGAAGTGCGCGTCGCCTGGACGCACACGCGCTTCAGGCGAGACGGGTGACGCGCGACGGCGCCAAGCGCCTGAAGGACGTGCTCGGGCTCGAACTCGGGCCAGACAACCCGGGAGAGGAAGCCGTCCGGGGAGGCGCTCGTCCTCGCTTGAGTGCAGAAAGCGCAGTCCACGGCGCATCGGCCGCCCGCCAAAAGGTATACAGTAGTGGGCGCGTCATCGAGACGAGCCCCACGAAGGCCCAGCACCGCCGCGCTCCCTGTTGACACCCTGATCTTCTCCTTCAAAACGCGCAGCACTCCTCTCGCCATCGCGCGGAAAGGCCGAGCGCCTCCGCTTCCTCTCTCGCCGCGGGGGACGGCGCCACTATCCTGTTGACCCCCGCGCGAAGCGCAAGCTTGTCGATCTTATCGCGATACCCGCCTCGCGGCCGCATGCACCCGAGGTATATGGGTGTCGCGGGGAACATCACCCGCGCCTGGGCCATGACTCTCGCGGCGAACTCGGGGCTGGGCGGCTCGCGCGACTCGTATGACGTCCCGGGAGTGGGCGTGAAGACGATGAAGATGATGGCCTCCACACCAACACGCGCGAGAGCGCCCAGGGCTTCGAGCTCACCTGACGGCTCGCCGCCTCGAAGTCCGATGCAAATGTGCGGCACCACGCGAACGTGGCGCCGCAACATGACGTACTTGGCGAGAAAGTCCCTTGCCGTCACATCGAGGCCGTAAACCTCTCGGATCGTCGCGTCGTCCGCCACGAGATCGAACGACACCACCGGGTGAAGCGGCGCAAGCTCCAGCACGTCTTCCTCGTCCGCGAGTCCGAGGTGGAGATTGAGCCGGTAAGTCGCGGCGAGCTCTCTGATGGTATCGATGCGTGACCTCACCGGGACTCTGCCCCGCCTGTCGCAACCCCCGCTCACAAGGCAGCTCGAGACCCGGTCCGCACAGACCAGCTCATGCCACCTCTCGATGGGGATCATGTGCTTGAGGTAGTGGCCGCCGCAGTGAGCGCACCCAAGCTCGCACGCGCCTCCCGTAACGCTCAGCACGGCGGTTCGCACTGGGTTCACCCACTCGATCTCCTGCCCGAAAGCCGACCGTCTGAGCCGGCACGCTTTCTCAAGAAGAGCCTCTAGTGAACTCATCTGTCATCTATCATCTCATCGCACCGTGGCACGGCCGGGCACTTGCCGACTCAGCAAGCCTTCGCCCAGCCGCACCGGCCCTTGTGAACCCGCGCCCGCTCACTCCTCCTGCGGCTTTCCTTGGCCGAGTGGTTTCCAGCGCAGCACGGGCCTTCGCGCCGCGGTGACATCGTCGAGCCTTCCAACAACCATCTTGTGGGGCGCGGAGTGCAATACGTCCGGATCCTTCTCGGCAAGCTGCGCGATCTCCACCATGGCGTCCACGAACGCGTCGAGTGTGTCCTTGGACTCTGTCTCTGTGGGCTCCACCATTATGGCTTCCTTCACGATCAGGGGGAAGTAGACCGTCGGCGCGTGGAACCCGTAGTCTAGGAGCATCTTGGCTACGTCCGCGGTGTGGACGCCGGTCGCGAGCTGGTACGCCGCCGAGAGGACGAATTCGTGCTTGCAATGTCGATCGTACGGCAAGTGATAGTAGGGCGCAAGCCTCCGCATGAGGTAGTTCGCGTTTAGAACGGCATTCTCGCTTGCCTCGCGCAAGCCCTTTGCGCCGAGGGCTCTGATGTACGCGTACGCTTTCACCATGACGTTGAAGTTGCCGTAGAAAGCCTTGACCTTCCCGATTGAGTGCGGCCTGTCGTAGTCGAGGACGAACTTGCCATCCCTCTTCGCGACCACCGGGACCGGCAGGAAGGGAGCGAGCGCTTTCTTCA
It encodes the following:
- a CDS encoding DUF951 domain-containing protein — encoded protein: MKFYIGDVVRLKKGHPCGSYEWEVMRVGADFRIKCCGCGRVVMLSRPRFEKSVKQIVSRPGGEEAEA
- a CDS encoding mechanosensitive ion channel family protein, yielding MSSLFDTFAPALSGGVPMDRLIDLGLGAGGTIIRVTLTLVVAFLLVKASNALVDKLITQRATEGHRLMDERKARTLRSLLKSLLRYAIYLFAGISILGELGVDTSSLLAGAGLAGLALGFGAQNLVRDVINGFFILFEDQFAVGDYVTVADAEGIVESIGLRTTSIRAFSGALQIVPNGQISKVVNHMGSAMRVLFTVTVDHRTDVDRAIEVLARDFERAKTEIPNIVEGPTVLGVNAIGERGIELLIIAKAKPMEQWQAERDLRKRVKETFDREGIAFYSPSMRVYLEPSGAVPSPPLAGGAADT
- a CDS encoding phage holin family protein, translating into MGDWLRHIVRFVVSALVLMFIGLIVPGFSTLSFVNALIAAAVITGLGYIIEAAVGRSVSPFGRGVVGFLVSAAVIYVSQFVVPAMRVTVLGALISAFIIGLVDTFIPTTLR
- the arsC gene encoding arsenate reductase (thioredoxin), yielding MTKHGKRKKVLFLCTGNSCRSQMAEGFLRALGGDGWEAYSAGLDPQGVNPGAVRVMSEAGIDISGQASKPIDPAVLDAVDLVVTLCGSADERCPVLPAHVRREHWPLEDPAKATGSPDEVLAVFRRVRDEIRHRVERLIGQN
- a CDS encoding glycerate kinase yields the protein MTSETASDRSGTTRVTDGLRRDALEILNEALAAVDPYEAIRRIVRRKGNVLEVGARSYDLSRIDRVIVIGAGKASARMALAVEETLGDRITAGLVNVKYGHSETLTKVRVREAGHPVPDAAGVEGAREMLELARDAGEDDLVICLISGGGSSLMPVPAPGIELLDKQRVTQALLSCGATIHEINAVRKHISLVKGGGFARTAAPAQVVSLILSDVIGDDLDVIASGPTVPDTSTFVGAWEVMQRHGVLDRIPDAVRRRIEAGVRGEVPETPKPGDPLFGNVANVIVASNAIAMDAAARAAERLGYHSLVLSSCVQGEAREVGRVMAAIARELSRHDRPTAKPACVLAGGETTVTLRGTGLGGRNQELALSAALDIEGMTDVVLMAVGTDGTDGPTDAAGAMVFGDTAVRAREAGMAPSAYLENNDSYHFFKALGDLVVTGPTRTNVMDIVLILAR
- a CDS encoding lipoate--protein ligase family protein, translating into MQTRWRLLRTGHKRGAWNMAVDEAVMAHVAKGLSPPTFRLFEWEPPSLSLGRVQSFERDVDADACERLGVDVVRRPTGGRAVLHDVEVTYSLIMSENDPALPRGMGESFSLATQGIIKGLRLLGVEAEIRGRDDGDSSGRGATSRAVEDSAAGVRTGACFDSPSWYEVVAGGRKLVGSAQARLMGVFLQHGSILIELDAEKLCRLLRFPSEAERAAAVDHLRSHATSISEILSRPVGFREVEDAIIEGMRSHISPIELVEDDISQEELALASTLISRKYDSPSWTLHRRAEAAEA
- a CDS encoding radical SAM protein translates to MKEKIRVSTGSAAVLGLRGARLDDAPTTVYLLAGGRCAVDCAFCTQARTSASPDGFLSRVVWPEFEPEHVLQALGAVARHPSRLKRVCVQATRTSRARSMLRWLIPALDAVRRDCGAGVGDGRIQISVSHHASSVEEVREILALGADAIGIALDAACADVHARTKPGSWEGTVSLLEEAAGLFPGRISTHLIVGLGETEEDLVRVMRRLTDSGVTIGLFAFTPVRGTAMEDVPQPPIGTYRRVQLARHIIVNRLWDVEGFRFSDGRITGFGAEREKLLEIARTGKPFETSGCPGCNRPYYNECPGGTMYNYPRSLTCAEIEKALCEVGLAEGSR
- a CDS encoding radical SAM protein, translated to MSSLEALLEKACRLRRSAFGQEIEWVNPVRTAVLSVTGGACELGCAHCGGHYLKHMIPIERWHELVCADRVSSCLVSGGCDRRGRVPVRSRIDTIRELAATYRLNLHLGLADEEDVLELAPLHPVVSFDLVADDATIREVYGLDVTARDFLAKYVMLRRHVRVVPHICIGLRGGEPSGELEALGALARVGVEAIIFIVFTPTPGTSYESREPPSPEFAARVMAQARVMFPATPIYLGCMRPRGGYRDKIDKLALRAGVNRIVAPSPAAREEAEALGLSARWREECCAF